A region of Benincasa hispida cultivar B227 unplaced genomic scaffold, ASM972705v1 Contig159, whole genome shotgun sequence DNA encodes the following proteins:
- the LOC120068962 gene encoding DNA ligase 1-like, producing the protein MEEVAGGALPEEAEKEEKKREKQLEEAEKKDKKKKKSKGKKAGEAESSRHRKARKNKEHKDDNEDEEAKKERKKKEKKERKLRRREKRHLREEEKARQRAASPLKDGELTSIREDGGKRRNWWNCHNR; encoded by the coding sequence ATGGAGGAGGTTGCAGGGGGTGCGCTGCCAGAAGAGGCcgagaaggaagagaagaagagagagaagcaGCTAGAAGAGGCTGAGAAgaaagataagaagaagaagaagagcaaggGAAAAAAGGCTGGAGAAGCGGAGTCTTCACGTCATCGCAAggcaagaaagaacaaagagcaCAAGGATGATAACGAAGATGAAGAGGCCaaaaaggagaggaagaagaaggagaaaaaagagAGGAAGTTGCGCCGGCGTGAAAAGAGGCACCTAAGAGAAGAGGAAAAGGCAAGGCAGAGGGCTGCGAGCCCTTTGAAGGATGGAGAATTAACCTCCATAAGGGAGGATGGGGGGAAACGACGTAACTGGTGGAACTGCCACAACCGGTAG